A portion of the Burkholderia sp. GAS332 genome contains these proteins:
- a CDS encoding transcriptional regulator, IclR family — protein MTNVTARRGIQSVEIAFRILSALQTSERALPLKEIAALSELSPSATSNYMISLVRTGLASPDEKPGCYKLGPASLALGMSAINQLDGFDIVRREVIALRDATLSGAAVTAWTEDGPVSLFKQEGQTRSILELRTGLIPLVTTAAGKLFIACLQPARTDDLISRELSAGQEWSPATLREEAIAELRNCGFTTIHRGDMGYVSVAAPIWDRDGDLRFAISLIGSPATLNTEIESKAIKALLDSAVRTTVALGGKVPSKIG, from the coding sequence ATGACCAATGTGACCGCGAGGCGCGGCATTCAGTCTGTCGAGATTGCGTTCCGAATTCTTTCGGCGTTGCAGACCAGTGAGCGTGCTCTCCCTCTCAAGGAGATTGCTGCGCTGTCCGAACTGTCGCCGAGCGCGACGAGCAACTACATGATTAGTCTAGTGCGGACCGGGCTTGCGTCGCCGGACGAAAAACCGGGGTGCTACAAGCTCGGACCGGCGTCGCTTGCTTTGGGTATGAGCGCGATCAACCAGCTGGACGGATTCGATATCGTTCGTCGGGAAGTGATCGCCTTGCGTGACGCCACCCTGAGTGGCGCGGCCGTGACCGCATGGACCGAAGATGGACCGGTTAGTCTCTTTAAGCAAGAGGGGCAGACGCGCAGTATTCTCGAGCTAAGAACCGGCCTGATCCCGCTGGTCACGACCGCTGCGGGAAAGCTGTTCATTGCCTGCCTTCAGCCTGCGCGAACCGACGATCTCATCAGCCGCGAACTGTCTGCGGGACAGGAATGGAGTCCGGCTACCTTGCGGGAAGAAGCGATCGCTGAATTGCGCAATTGTGGCTTCACAACGATTCATCGCGGGGACATGGGTTACGTGTCTGTCGCGGCCCCTATCTGGGACAGGGACGGAGATCTCCGATTTGCCATCAGTCTCATCGGATCGCCCGCAACACTGAACACGGAAATTGAAAGTAAAGCGATAAAGGCGCTACTCGATAGCGCCGTTCGAACGACGGTTGCACTGGGCGGAAAGGTCCCCAGCAAAATTGGGTAG
- a CDS encoding Enoyl-CoA hydratase/carnithine racemase, with the protein MESIYFERRQNVGHIVLANPPSNLIAADFADCLENAVREASKADIRSLLIRAQGPDFSKGGDVLDFIDKDFDDWRTFISQIHHTYRSIEALQIPTIAAVRGAAFGGAFELALACDFIVAAENATFRCIEASVGSAPVAGGVQRLAERVGRAYATRYAMLSEPMSGATAGQLGVAAFVVGEDQVENVAEDLAIKLANGPTRSYGAIRALLKAWSGGGVPGADSLILDLTMGLHTTEDARKGRTARAEAVTRGEEPAPVVFLGK; encoded by the coding sequence ATGGAAAGCATCTATTTTGAACGTCGTCAGAACGTAGGCCATATCGTGTTGGCCAATCCTCCCTCGAATCTCATCGCGGCGGATTTCGCTGACTGCCTTGAGAACGCGGTTCGGGAAGCCAGCAAAGCCGATATCCGGTCGCTCCTGATCCGTGCGCAGGGTCCCGATTTCAGCAAGGGCGGCGACGTCCTCGATTTCATCGACAAAGATTTCGATGATTGGCGGACCTTCATATCGCAGATTCACCATACCTACCGGTCAATCGAAGCCCTCCAGATTCCGACGATTGCCGCAGTGCGCGGCGCAGCATTCGGCGGCGCATTCGAGCTGGCGCTCGCTTGTGACTTCATCGTCGCGGCGGAGAACGCCACCTTCCGATGCATTGAAGCGTCCGTTGGCTCGGCACCTGTCGCGGGCGGCGTGCAGCGCCTCGCGGAAAGAGTGGGTCGTGCGTATGCAACGCGCTACGCGATGCTGAGCGAACCCATGTCCGGCGCGACCGCCGGTCAGCTCGGCGTGGCCGCCTTCGTCGTCGGCGAAGATCAGGTCGAGAATGTCGCCGAGGATCTCGCCATCAAGCTTGCCAACGGCCCTACGCGCTCGTATGGCGCCATTCGCGCCCTTCTCAAGGCATGGTCAGGCGGAGGTGTGCCCGGCGCCGACTCGCTGATCCTCGACCTCACCATGGGGCTGCATACAACGGAAGACGCCAGGAAAGGGCGAACTGCACGAGCAGAAGCCGTCACTCGTGGCGAAGAACCGGCTCCGGTCGTTTTTCTCGGCAAATGA
- a CDS encoding Pimeloyl-ACP methyl ester carboxylesterase has translation MTETDSHLLESSLPAVEQAPLHLPTLGDKRVITYRAAGDERAPAIVLLHGIGSSSAGYRAQFAALRIHHRVIAWDAPGYGQSSPFAIGTPAATDYADALMALLSALGISRATIVGSSWGSVIAATFAARYPSATRALVLSAPNVARGHLSGTERDLAREALMRSAAARSPEARAAVVNALVAPNAGPLVRAVVSRLRDAVTPTGWEHAVDMLFSTYTPSVVPAVQAPISVIIGNLDRVAPIDDHARPIHEAAHDSTLHVLDAIGHMPKLEAPGAFNSIVLAAAAAGTD, from the coding sequence ATGACTGAAACAGATAGCCATCTACTTGAATCCTCGTTGCCCGCCGTCGAACAGGCACCATTGCATCTCCCCACCCTCGGCGATAAACGGGTCATCACGTATCGGGCTGCCGGCGACGAGCGCGCGCCCGCCATCGTGCTGCTGCATGGCATTGGTTCGAGCTCGGCGGGATACCGTGCGCAGTTCGCCGCACTGCGCATCCACCATCGGGTGATTGCATGGGACGCCCCCGGCTATGGACAAAGCAGCCCCTTTGCGATCGGCACGCCGGCCGCCACGGATTACGCGGATGCGCTCATGGCCCTGCTGTCTGCGCTCGGCATTTCGCGTGCAACCATCGTAGGCAGTTCATGGGGAAGTGTCATCGCTGCAACGTTCGCGGCGCGGTACCCGTCGGCTACGCGCGCTCTCGTATTGAGCGCGCCCAATGTGGCAAGAGGACATCTATCCGGTACGGAGCGCGACCTGGCGCGAGAAGCCTTGATGCGAAGCGCAGCGGCACGATCGCCCGAGGCGCGCGCCGCTGTAGTCAACGCGCTGGTTGCTCCGAACGCTGGCCCCCTGGTTCGCGCGGTCGTATCCCGGCTGAGAGACGCGGTGACGCCTACAGGCTGGGAGCACGCCGTGGACATGCTCTTCTCCACGTATACGCCGTCAGTCGTTCCTGCGGTGCAGGCGCCCATCTCCGTCATTATCGGCAACCTGGACCGCGTCGCTCCAATTGACGACCATGCCAGGCCGATTCACGAGGCGGCTCACGATTCGACACTCCACGTACTCGATGCAATCGGCCACATGCCGAAGCTTGAAGCACCGGGGGCATTCAATTCCATCGTGTTGGCAGCCGCCGCAGCCGGGACAGATTGA
- a CDS encoding zinc-binding alcohol dehydrogenase family protein has translation MKAIGYAAKGGVEVLTDLELPIPEPGPHDLRVAVRAVSVNPVDVKRRRWEDPSNSKLPRVLGYDAAGVVEAVGREVTLFKPGDEVFYAGAMDRPGTNSEFHLVDERIVGPKPASLSFAEAAALPLTSITAWEMLFDRMKVPRGVRTPCGTLLILNGAGGVGSMLIQLANRLTGLTVIATASRPESVEWVRKLGAKHVADHSKPIDEALHAIGFSGVDYIGAITSTPGSAPSLARAMNPQGHITLIDNFDDSIAPFKPKSITVSWEMMFTRSLFQTADMDAQHRLLKDVSELLDAGVLRTTLTHVGGPLTAANLRLAHERIETGRAIGKTVLEGFRW, from the coding sequence ATGAAGGCGATTGGTTATGCAGCAAAGGGGGGGGTCGAAGTCTTGACTGACCTTGAACTCCCGATACCTGAACCAGGCCCGCACGATTTGCGAGTCGCCGTGAGGGCGGTCTCGGTGAATCCTGTCGATGTGAAGCGCCGTCGCTGGGAGGATCCTTCGAATAGCAAACTTCCGCGCGTGTTGGGTTACGACGCCGCGGGTGTGGTCGAAGCGGTTGGACGCGAGGTCACGCTCTTCAAACCGGGTGACGAGGTCTTCTATGCGGGCGCGATGGACCGGCCCGGGACAAACTCGGAGTTTCACCTCGTCGACGAGCGGATCGTCGGGCCCAAGCCCGCCTCACTGTCGTTCGCGGAGGCGGCGGCTTTACCGCTTACTTCGATAACCGCGTGGGAAATGCTCTTCGACCGCATGAAGGTGCCGCGCGGCGTGCGCACACCCTGCGGCACGCTGCTCATTCTGAACGGAGCAGGTGGCGTAGGTTCCATGCTGATCCAGTTGGCGAACCGCCTCACGGGCCTCACCGTCATTGCAACGGCATCCCGGCCCGAAAGCGTCGAGTGGGTACGCAAGCTTGGCGCGAAGCACGTTGCCGATCACAGCAAGCCCATCGACGAAGCGCTGCACGCAATCGGCTTCAGTGGCGTGGACTATATCGGGGCGATCACTTCGACGCCCGGCAGCGCCCCCAGTCTCGCCCGCGCGATGAACCCGCAGGGCCATATCACGCTGATCGACAACTTTGACGACAGCATTGCGCCGTTCAAGCCGAAGAGCATCACTGTTTCGTGGGAGATGATGTTTACCCGGTCGCTCTTCCAGACAGCGGACATGGATGCCCAGCACCGCCTGCTGAAGGACGTGTCAGAGCTGCTCGATGCCGGCGTGCTGCGGACGACGCTCACGCACGTGGGCGGCCCGTTGACGGCAGCGAATCTTCGCCTGGCCCACGAGCGGATCGAAACGGGCAGGGCGATTGGAAAGACGGTGCTGGAAGGCTTCCGATGGTGA
- a CDS encoding DNA-binding transcriptional regulator, MarR family, which translates to MSPTAPKQATPARTRKKAVSTRAESGRAETSRAEPAAKSHAPGSSLVDFINLQWQREYGNLDLSNFLLAVYFMRLGTLVELAFDKMCQERWGISGSDMRVLLALRRSGHPYAKRPTDLYRSLLVTSGAITKKIDRLASLGMVERQPDPCHGGGSIVLLTRKGLDVVEKAIVKLAEESSIAPAMAHFTEAERASGAEFCLRTLALMEELNVPEIEDTEKIAPKSRTKATRRASSNSRS; encoded by the coding sequence ATGAGCCCAACCGCCCCCAAGCAAGCCACGCCCGCTCGAACCAGGAAGAAGGCCGTCTCGACCCGCGCCGAATCCGGCCGCGCCGAAACTAGCCGCGCCGAACCCGCCGCAAAGTCACATGCTCCGGGTAGCAGCCTCGTCGACTTCATCAACCTGCAATGGCAACGCGAATACGGCAATCTGGATCTTTCGAACTTCTTGCTGGCGGTTTACTTTATGCGCCTCGGTACGCTCGTCGAACTTGCGTTTGACAAGATGTGCCAGGAACGTTGGGGGATCAGTGGGTCAGACATGCGTGTCCTGCTGGCGCTGCGCCGTAGCGGCCACCCGTATGCAAAGCGGCCGACCGATCTCTATCGATCCCTACTCGTTACTTCGGGCGCCATAACCAAAAAGATTGATCGGCTCGCGAGCCTTGGCATGGTCGAACGCCAGCCCGATCCCTGTCACGGCGGTGGGTCGATCGTTCTTCTGACCAGGAAGGGACTCGACGTTGTCGAAAAGGCGATTGTGAAGCTTGCGGAAGAGTCTTCGATCGCACCTGCGATGGCGCACTTTACGGAGGCCGAGCGGGCTAGTGGTGCAGAGTTCTGTTTGCGCACGTTGGCCCTGATGGAAGAATTGAACGTCCCGGAAATCGAAGACACCGAAAAAATCGCGCCGAAGTCTCGAACCAAAGCTACGCGACGAGCATCCAGCAACAGTCGTTCATGA
- a CDS encoding Flavin-dependent oxidoreductase, luciferase family (includes alkanesulfonate monooxygenase SsuD and methylene tetrahydromethanopterin reductase), which yields MKFGIFDQNDRNGLPIHKQYEDRMQIIELYDRLGFHAYHMSEHHATTLSACPSQNVFLAAAAQRTKKLRLSPLVYILPIHHPVRLAEEICMLDNLSGGRLEYGVGRGASPHEIEALGIEPATAQARYVESYEIIKRYLSSDTLDYKGTFWQFNDMPIELKPLQTPPPTWYALASPESTVWPAQEKMNIVCAGPVQRVRAITERYREEFAKRHPSAPEPLIGVNRYIVVAETDQEAIKIASRAWSVFYPNFSKLWKKHGTEPVNQKLPPTIEPLLESGLAVVGRPETVREKLLEQAHDGAFNYLIGTFMFGDMSVSEAKTSIGLFHESIMPAFSEAQKVLS from the coding sequence ATGAAATTCGGTATATTTGACCAAAATGATCGCAATGGTCTACCTATTCATAAGCAGTACGAAGATAGAATGCAGATTATCGAGCTTTACGACAGGCTCGGTTTCCATGCCTATCACATGTCGGAACACCATGCGACCACGCTGAGCGCTTGCCCGTCGCAAAACGTGTTTCTTGCCGCTGCCGCGCAGCGCACCAAAAAACTGCGCCTGTCTCCGCTCGTCTACATTCTCCCGATCCACCACCCCGTGCGTCTCGCCGAAGAAATTTGCATGCTCGACAATCTGAGCGGCGGCCGCCTGGAGTATGGCGTGGGCCGTGGCGCCTCACCCCACGAAATCGAGGCGCTCGGTATCGAGCCGGCCACGGCTCAGGCCCGATACGTCGAGTCGTATGAAATCATCAAGCGGTATCTCAGTTCGGACACCCTCGACTATAAGGGGACGTTCTGGCAATTCAACGACATGCCGATCGAACTCAAACCGCTGCAGACGCCGCCTCCGACCTGGTACGCGCTGGCGTCGCCGGAGTCGACGGTATGGCCGGCCCAGGAGAAGATGAACATCGTGTGCGCTGGCCCAGTCCAGCGAGTCCGAGCCATCACCGAGCGATATCGCGAAGAATTCGCCAAACGCCATCCGTCCGCCCCTGAGCCGCTCATCGGCGTGAATCGCTACATTGTGGTCGCGGAAACGGACCAGGAGGCCATAAAAATTGCCTCGCGCGCATGGTCGGTCTTCTACCCGAACTTTTCCAAGCTCTGGAAGAAGCACGGGACGGAACCGGTCAACCAGAAGCTTCCGCCGACGATCGAGCCGCTCCTGGAATCGGGCCTCGCGGTAGTGGGCCGGCCGGAAACCGTTCGTGAAAAGCTGCTGGAGCAGGCGCACGACGGCGCCTTCAACTACCTCATCGGCACGTTCATGTTCGGGGACATGTCCGTTTCCGAAGCAAAGACATCGATCGGGCTGTTTCACGAGTCCATCATGCCGGCGTTCAGCGAGGCGCAAAAGGTTCTGTCATGA
- a CDS encoding transcriptional regulator, TetR family produces the protein MWKALVDEHSQQNEPEPESSRGARSAIRRKNGRQPQAATDKLRNIILEAAVALYYREPVELLSLERLANQTGLSKRRIYRVFGSRKAFLQAYVDWLCDRERARWRDAGHRSGDEPVQHMLELFIDVAVELASDGYQRGQHQMSVVQLTEDTEEAHSVRLSHANLGREFRALLMRLAVAAHAVDAEALADTLMMLWEGATSSFKSSGDAQRVAQRLPILVDHIIKSYVIEEV, from the coding sequence ATGTGGAAGGCACTGGTGGATGAGCATTCTCAGCAAAATGAACCAGAACCGGAATCTTCCCGGGGGGCGCGGTCCGCGATCCGTCGAAAGAACGGGAGGCAACCGCAGGCTGCAACGGACAAGCTCCGGAATATCATTCTTGAAGCCGCGGTAGCGCTTTACTATCGCGAGCCTGTCGAGTTGTTGAGTCTCGAGCGGCTCGCCAATCAAACGGGGCTCAGTAAGAGGCGCATCTATCGGGTTTTCGGATCGCGTAAGGCGTTTTTGCAAGCTTACGTGGACTGGCTTTGTGATCGTGAGCGCGCGCGGTGGCGGGACGCTGGACATCGATCTGGCGATGAGCCTGTTCAACACATGCTCGAGCTCTTTATCGATGTCGCGGTCGAACTGGCTTCCGATGGATATCAGCGCGGGCAACATCAGATGTCGGTGGTACAGCTCACCGAAGACACCGAAGAGGCGCATTCTGTCAGGCTATCGCATGCCAATCTTGGTCGGGAGTTTCGCGCACTATTGATGCGGCTGGCCGTTGCCGCGCATGCAGTGGATGCTGAGGCGTTGGCGGATACGTTGATGATGCTTTGGGAAGGGGCGACATCCAGTTTCAAATCAAGCGGCGATGCCCAGCGGGTCGCCCAGCGTCTGCCGATCCTGGTCGACCACATCATCAAGAGCTACGTGATTGAAGAAGTGTGA
- a CDS encoding Outer membrane protein (porin) produces MSSRLNRARGGHTWRQVAGGAFSFLAAFASSASHAQSSVTLYGIIDTGIEYVTNIGPQKSSSVHMPSLTASLPSLWGLRGKEDLGGGLSAVFVLESGFSPAQGSLNQGGRLFGRQAYVGLAGRWGTLTLGRQYSQIFWTALTGDTLAPNIYGAGDLDPYLTQPRVDNSIAYSFTSSGLTVGVTYSLGRDAVDSAPAGGCAGQSPTDWRACKAMSAMVKYDSGKWGVAAAIDRNYGGGGTGSPLPLSSQTDTRALIDGYVKFGNSTIGVGFQHRINHGEQTPTIFDATSNYWWIGGSYFPRPDIALDAQFGRITVSDRAAGGSVIAARAMYLLSKRTSVYVTAGRVFNQRNGAFSIDGGVVPPASTPLPGVDQTGAMVGIRHMF; encoded by the coding sequence ATGAGCTCACGGTTGAATCGGGCCAGAGGTGGCCATACATGGCGCCAGGTGGCTGGGGGAGCGTTCTCGTTTCTTGCGGCATTTGCGTCGAGCGCATCGCATGCGCAGAGTTCTGTCACCCTGTATGGGATCATCGATACCGGCATTGAATATGTGACAAACATCGGTCCTCAGAAGTCCAGTTCAGTGCACATGCCGTCTCTCACTGCCTCGCTACCCTCGTTGTGGGGTCTTCGTGGCAAAGAGGATCTGGGTGGTGGTCTGAGTGCGGTCTTTGTATTGGAGTCGGGTTTTTCTCCAGCACAGGGTTCGCTGAATCAAGGGGGACGTCTGTTTGGCAGGCAGGCCTATGTCGGGCTTGCGGGGCGGTGGGGCACGTTGACCCTCGGGCGGCAATATTCGCAAATTTTCTGGACAGCACTCACGGGCGACACGCTGGCGCCGAATATCTATGGCGCCGGCGATCTGGATCCCTACTTGACCCAGCCGCGCGTTGACAATTCGATCGCCTATTCCTTCACGTCGTCGGGACTGACCGTGGGCGTGACGTATTCGCTCGGACGTGACGCGGTGGATAGTGCGCCGGCCGGAGGGTGTGCCGGTCAATCGCCGACTGACTGGCGGGCCTGCAAGGCAATGTCAGCGATGGTGAAATATGATTCGGGCAAATGGGGCGTGGCGGCGGCCATCGACCGCAACTACGGTGGGGGTGGCACCGGTTCGCCCCTGCCACTTAGCTCGCAAACCGATACACGCGCCCTTATCGATGGCTATGTGAAGTTTGGTAACTCGACTATCGGCGTGGGATTCCAACATCGAATCAATCACGGAGAGCAGACGCCGACCATTTTCGACGCGACCAGCAACTACTGGTGGATCGGTGGCTCCTATTTTCCCCGTCCGGATATTGCGCTTGACGCGCAGTTCGGCCGTATCACCGTGAGCGATCGCGCCGCCGGGGGCTCCGTGATCGCCGCGCGCGCGATGTATTTATTGTCCAAGCGCACCTCGGTGTACGTCACAGCAGGGCGTGTGTTCAACCAGCGTAACGGCGCGTTCTCGATTGACGGCGGCGTGGTCCCGCCCGCATCGACGCCATTGCCAGGCGTGGATCAAACCGGTGCGATGGTGGGTATTCGCCACATGTTCTAA
- a CDS encoding NADH-FMN oxidoreductase RutF, flavin reductase (DIM6/NTAB) family gives MNGSILLDHERPSIRTFDKRQLRDVLGSFVTGVTVVTTRDAEGGMHGLTANSFSSVSLDPPLVLWSQATSAGSHSAFKDADRFTINILAEHQYDLANHFAARSPDKFSGIDYDLGVGALPLLRDCSAWLECKVVSRYPGGDHVIFVGAVDSIRQSTRRPLAFGGGQYLVADPHDLGRAPVGTEGAMKSQPHAVRLAGRAMLRLAHTLDKTLALVAWGNHGPTVIAWQAATTPVAADLPLGFVLPLTSSASGLALAAFLPPEAVDRSVTAELRDNGRQASDELPHTAESLARELESVRASHVATRRPGPFYDDRVLANAISVPILSPSGLAVLALTAIGPAEHFDAAADGPCAETLKATAHEISAALREA, from the coding sequence ATGAATGGAAGCATTCTGTTAGACCACGAACGCCCTTCAATAAGGACGTTCGACAAACGCCAGTTGAGAGACGTATTAGGGTCCTTCGTAACCGGTGTCACCGTGGTCACCACCCGCGACGCCGAGGGAGGCATGCACGGCCTCACCGCCAATTCCTTCTCATCGGTCTCTCTGGACCCGCCTCTCGTTTTATGGAGTCAGGCGACATCCGCGGGAAGCCATTCGGCGTTCAAGGATGCCGACAGATTCACAATCAACATCCTGGCCGAGCACCAATACGACCTCGCCAATCACTTTGCAGCCCGCTCGCCGGACAAATTCTCCGGCATCGACTATGACCTTGGGGTCGGCGCGCTGCCGCTACTGCGCGATTGCAGCGCATGGCTGGAGTGCAAGGTGGTCTCCCGCTATCCAGGCGGAGACCATGTGATCTTTGTTGGGGCAGTGGATTCCATTCGCCAGAGCACGCGGCGGCCGCTGGCATTCGGTGGCGGGCAATATCTGGTCGCCGACCCGCACGATCTCGGCCGCGCGCCGGTCGGAACGGAGGGTGCGATGAAATCGCAGCCCCATGCTGTCCGGCTGGCCGGCCGCGCCATGTTGCGGCTCGCGCATACGCTAGACAAGACACTTGCGCTGGTAGCGTGGGGCAATCACGGTCCCACGGTAATCGCGTGGCAAGCCGCCACCACGCCGGTGGCCGCCGATCTGCCGCTGGGGTTTGTGCTGCCGTTGACGTCGTCCGCTTCGGGGTTGGCGCTGGCGGCGTTCCTTCCGCCCGAAGCAGTCGATCGATCCGTGACTGCGGAGCTGCGTGATAACGGGCGCCAGGCGTCTGACGAACTGCCCCACACCGCGGAATCACTCGCACGCGAACTTGAATCCGTAAGGGCTTCCCATGTCGCGACGAGGCGCCCCGGCCCGTTCTATGACGACCGGGTGCTCGCCAACGCCATCAGCGTGCCCATTCTTTCCCCGAGCGGACTGGCCGTGCTGGCACTGACCGCAATCGGCCCCGCAGAGCATTTCGACGCCGCGGCTGACGGCCCTTGTGCAGAAACCCTCAAGGCCACTGCGCATGAGATCTCCGCTGCATTGAGAGAAGCGTGA
- a CDS encoding Aldo/keto reductase family protein, with product MTKTNTPGSFTLGDRQVSRMGYGAMQLAGPGVFGPPKDRDVAIAVLREAVASGVNHIDTSDFYGPHVTNQIIREALHPYRDDLTIVTKVGAVRGSDASVKPAQSPVELIAAVHDKLDGTI from the coding sequence ATGACGAAAACGAACACGCCCGGGTCGTTCACGCTCGGGGACCGTCAAGTGAGCCGGATGGGCTACGGTGCCATGCAACTCGCCGGCCCTGGCGTGTTCGGGCCGCCAAAGGATCGAGACGTGGCAATTGCCGTCCTGCGCGAGGCAGTCGCGAGCGGCGTCAACCATATCGATACGAGCGACTTCTACGGTCCCCATGTAACGAATCAGATCATTCGAGAGGCGCTGCATCCGTATCGTGACGACCTCACGATCGTCACCAAGGTCGGCGCCGTGCGCGGCAGCGATGCCTCCGTGAAACCGGCGCAGAGCCCGGTCGAACTCATCGCGGCCGTGCACGACAAGCTGGACGGCACGATCTGA
- a CDS encoding Aldo/keto reductase — protein sequence MQTVHAGNAAIPAIGFGTYAMSGDDIYRTVPAALRAGFRHIDTAQIYGNEAEVGDCVAASGIARSEVFLTTKVWVSNYSARNFDASVNESLRKLKTDYIDLLLLHWPGGSDVPLAEQIGELNAVVRAGKVRHIGVSNFNRALMTETIRLSAAPLVTNQFEYHPYLNQSLLIDSTREAGLAVTGYCGMAVGRVFSDPTLKEIAARHEKTIAQIVLRWLVQQRGIVALSRTTRADRLAENIAVFDFELDSADMAAIHALATAGSRIVNPPGLAPLWDSTGA from the coding sequence ATGCAAACCGTCCACGCCGGTAACGCAGCCATCCCGGCCATAGGCTTTGGCACCTACGCGATGAGCGGCGACGATATCTATCGAACGGTCCCCGCAGCCCTTCGTGCCGGCTTCCGTCATATCGACACCGCGCAAATCTACGGCAATGAGGCCGAGGTCGGCGACTGCGTCGCCGCATCTGGTATCGCGAGAAGCGAAGTATTTCTGACGACCAAGGTCTGGGTCAGCAACTACTCCGCAAGGAACTTCGATGCATCCGTCAACGAGAGCCTGCGCAAGCTCAAGACGGACTACATCGACCTACTCCTGCTGCACTGGCCGGGTGGATCGGATGTGCCGCTCGCCGAACAGATCGGGGAGCTCAATGCGGTCGTGCGCGCCGGCAAGGTCCGGCACATAGGCGTCAGCAATTTCAACCGTGCACTGATGACGGAAACTATCCGGCTCTCGGCGGCTCCGCTGGTCACAAATCAGTTCGAATACCATCCGTATCTGAACCAGTCCTTGCTCATCGACAGCACGCGCGAGGCTGGGCTTGCCGTGACAGGCTATTGCGGCATGGCGGTTGGCCGCGTGTTCTCGGACCCAACGCTCAAGGAGATCGCGGCCCGTCATGAAAAAACCATCGCCCAGATCGTTTTGCGGTGGCTTGTTCAACAGCGTGGCATCGTGGCACTTTCGAGAACCACGCGGGCCGATCGACTGGCAGAAAACATCGCGGTATTCGACTTTGAGTTGGATAGTGCGGACATGGCAGCCATACACGCATTGGCGACGGCAGGCAGCCGGATTGTCAATCCGCCCGGCCTTGCCCCGCTGTGGGATAGCACAGGCGCTTGA